The Tessaracoccus aquimaris sequence ACAAGTGGAAGCTTCCCGTCCCCGACCTGCTCTCCGGCGGTCGCCAGGACGACGACCAGCCGACCAACCCGCCCAGCGCTGGCACCATCGTCGCGCTGATGCTGCTCCCCGTCGCGCTGATCTTCCTCAACACCGGCCTCAACATGGCCGGCAGCCTCGGCGCCGTCGACCCGAAGGCGACCTGGGTCGAGGTGCTGCGGATGCTCGGAGAGACCCCCGTAGCGCTGCTGATCTCGGTGTTGGTCGCCTCCGTTGTGCTCGGCACCCGCCGTGGCAAGAACGGCACCGCCATCGAGAAGACCCTCGACAGCGCGCTCGGCCCCGTCTGCTCCGTGATTCTCGTCACCGGCGCGGGTGGCATGTTCGGCGGCGTGCTGCGCGCCTCCGGGATCGGCGACGCGCTCGCCGACCTGATGGGCGACCTCGGCATCCCGCTTGTCCTGGCGGTGTTCCTGGTGGCCGTGATCCTCCGCGTCGCTCAGGGCTCGGCGACCGTCGCCCTGGTCACCACCGCAGGCCTGATGGCGCCCGCCGTCGCCGCCGCCGGGCTCAACGACTTCCAGTTGGCCGCCATTGTGCTGGCCACCGGCGCAGGCTCCGTCGCCATCTCGCACGTCAACGACTCCGGCTTCTGGCTGGTCGGCCGACTGATGGGCATGGACGTCCCGACCACCCTGAAGACCTGGACGGTGATGGAGACGGCGATCGCCGTCATCGGTTTCGCGATCTCGGCTGGCATCTTCCTCCTGGCGGGGCTGCTGTGATGTCGCGACCCGTGCACGTGGTGGTGATGGGGGTCGCAGGGACCGGCAAGACGACCATCGGGCATGGCGTCGCCCAGCGGTTCGGCCTCGAGATGGCCGAGGGCGACGACTTCCACTCGGAGGCCAACAAGGCGAAGATGGCCGAGGGTCACCCCCTGACCGACGACGACCGCTGGCCATGGTTGGGGTCGCTGCGGGACTGGATGACCGGCCATGCAGACGAGGGTCGCTCGACCGTGGTCGCCTGCTCCGCGCTGCGCGAGGGCTACCGCGACGTGCTGCGCGAGGCCGACGGCGACGTGTTCTTCGTGCACCTGGTGCTCCCAGAGGACGTCAACGCGGACCGGCTCGCCGCCCGGAAGGGCCACTACATGAAGTCGGGAATGCTCGACTCCCAGTTGGCCACCCTCGAGCCGCTCTCCGAGGTTGAGGACGGCGTCGAGGTGCTGAATACGGGCAAGCCGGAGGAGGTTGTCGCCGAGATCAACCAGGCGCTCAGCCTCCGGTTCCCGCAGCTCGACTGAGCACGGAGGTCTTGTGCCCGGCGCTGGGCAGGTGCTAATGTTTGGCGTCGGGTCGCAAGGCCCACTGCGCGCGTGGCGGAATGGCAGACGCGCTGGCTTCAGGTGCCAGTGCCCGCAAGGGCGTGGAGGTTCAACTCCTCTCGCGCGCACAACCCACAAGGCCCCAGGAACATCCTGGGGCCTTGTTGCCGTTCCGGGGCGTCGGTTGGGGCGGGGCTAGGCTCGCGGGCATGGGTAAGAGCATGGACGGGCAGCTCGCGCGCCTCGTCGAGCTCGCCGAGGCGGGGGCCGACGACGACGTCCGGCGCGCGATGCTCGCCTGGAGCCCCTCGGAACTGGTCGCCGCCCAGTGGACCGCGCGGAACGGCTACCACGGCATCTCGACGATCGACGGGGTCGGCATGGGTGCGTCCTGGCTGCTCGGACTCTCGCGCGACGGGCGCTGCCGCGAGGCCGCCGTCGTGCGGATGTCTGCCGATGCGTCGCCGCTCACCGACCGGATCCTCGCGCTGCTGCTCTCCGACCATGTCCGACAGGTGCGTGAACGGGCGGACCGGGTCGCACGCTCGCGGCTCGACCGGGCCCGCGCGTCCGCGTCGCTTCCCGTGCTGATCGCGCTGCGCGACCGGGTGCTGGGTGCCGAGGCCCTGCGCGGCTACTGCGAGGCGATCGTCTCCGAACTCGACGCCGAGCCCTGGACGCTCGCCTGGCTGAGCGACGACAGACAGACCCGACGCTGGGCCGTTCGCTCGTGGATGGAGGGACGCCGTCCGCTCGGGGAGGTGCTGCAGCGGCTCGACACCGAGCCCGACCCGTCGGTCGCCGCGATCTACGTGGGCCACGTCATCTGGCGGGCGAAGGCCGCCGACGCCGAGCCGCTCGTCGCCTCGGGCAACGCCAGGGTGCGGGCCGCGGGCGTCTGGCTGACCGCCGATCCCGTCGGCTCGGGGATCGACGCGCTGCTCGGCGACCGGTCGAGGCTGGTGCGCGCCGCGGCGCAGCACCGGCTGACGTCGGCCGGGGTGGACGTCGCGGCGTGGTACCGGCGCTGGTGGGACTCCTCCCAATCGCCGCGCGCGCTCACCGGGCTGGTGGAGGTCGGCGCGGAACTCGACCGCGAGGCGCTCCTTGGGCTGATCTCCGAACGCGAGCCCGGAACCTCGGCGACCGCGGTGCGGGGGCTCGAGTCCCGCCGCCTCGACCCCGACACCTTCACCCTGCTCGCGGGGCTGCTGCGCGACCCGATGCTCGGCCCGACCTCCGTGGCGACCCTGCGCCGCTCCGGTGGATGGAGTTACGACGACCTCGCCCCGGCGTGGGCACGCGCGGACGCGGCCACCCGCGGTCGACTTGCGAGGGCCCTTGCAAGCCGCGACGGCTGGGACCGCGTCCGGGCAGGCCTACTCGCGGCGTCCGATCCCGACCTCGGTCACCTTGGCGCCGACCTCGTCGGCCAGGCGGCGGTGCTGCGCAGCCCCTACGTCCGAGAG is a genomic window containing:
- a CDS encoding GntP family permease yields the protein MEDWTQTLTAGPLLGIAAAAIALILFLVIKFKMHAFLVLIIVSLATALATGLPFAQIVPTMITGFGGTLGSVALLVGLGAMLGRLVETSGGAQSLADALIRFFGEKRAPFALGFASLIFGFPIFFDAGLVVMLPIIFAVARRMKAPVLLYGLPAAGAFSVMHVFLPPHPGPISASGLYSANVGYVLIAGLIVALPTWYLAGYLLGMWMGNKWKLPVPDLLSGGRQDDDQPTNPPSAGTIVALMLLPVALIFLNTGLNMAGSLGAVDPKATWVEVLRMLGETPVALLISVLVASVVLGTRRGKNGTAIEKTLDSALGPVCSVILVTGAGGMFGGVLRASGIGDALADLMGDLGIPLVLAVFLVAVILRVAQGSATVALVTTAGLMAPAVAAAGLNDFQLAAIVLATGAGSVAISHVNDSGFWLVGRLMGMDVPTTLKTWTVMETAIAVIGFAISAGIFLLAGLL
- a CDS encoding gluconokinase — translated: MSRPVHVVVMGVAGTGKTTIGHGVAQRFGLEMAEGDDFHSEANKAKMAEGHPLTDDDRWPWLGSLRDWMTGHADEGRSTVVACSALREGYRDVLREADGDVFFVHLVLPEDVNADRLAARKGHYMKSGMLDSQLATLEPLSEVEDGVEVLNTGKPEEVVAEINQALSLRFPQLD